Genomic window (Magnolia sinica isolate HGM2019 chromosome 10, MsV1, whole genome shotgun sequence):
CCATCCGTCGTCTCGCTCGTCGTGGTGGGGTCAAGAGAATCAGCGGTCTGATCTACGAGGAGACGAGAGGTGTCCTCAAGATCTTCCTTGAGAATGTCATCCGTGATGCCGTCACCTACACCGAGCATGCTCGCCGGAAGACCGTCACTGCCATGGATGTCGTCTACGCCCTCAAGCGCCAGGGCAGGACCCTATACGGTTTTGGGGGTTAGGGTTAGGGCTCCGGTGCTTCTTCTGATTTAGGGATTGTAGACATTCTGTAGGGGTATTTTGGcctttttctcatttcttttctctTTGGGTTTcagttagggttagggatttgatgTAATTGGAGATGATGATACGTGAATggagaaattttcattttcctaAATTTCTGTTCTCTctgtatttgtttttgttttttttttttttttgaaatcggtTATAATCTAACGTGCGCTTCTTGAGTGACTAAAATGCGCGGGGTGCGCATTATGTATGGCAGTCTCACGCATGGAGTTAAACTATCCGGAGCCGATCCAACATGAATAGTACAGTCGCGGATATGGTTTCAGACGAATTATCTGATCAATCCAATGACGGTAACCGGATAGGCGGTCGAATTGAGAGATTGGTTTACATTTGTGTTGGATTAACGATCAGGATCATCAAGATTTGTGGACATACGTGCCTATGGGCCACTGGGTTTCAAGCTGATGTCAGTTTGATGGAATCAAACCACCTACAGGCCGTTGATAAAGCAGAATGATGAGAtttgtggctaggatcttcctatTTGAGAGATTACTGGGATGGCAACTGATTGCGTGCTGCCGACGGTATCACACAGTTTTCGTGGTAATCTACTCCGTTCAACAGCTTTCCAATCTCAACGATGGGATGAGAGCTAAAAAATTTCagttgggccacatgagaggaaacagtgagaatggaaAACCCACCAAGGAAACCGCCATCCTTGATGCGACTTTGGGTgtttcaattctcactgtttcctagagtgtggcctgcctgagtttttaattctcactgtttcctagcGTATGcacatacattacgatgggccccacggtaTTATTTAGTAGATGCTACATCTACAAATAAGTAAGCtatttggatggttcggattgtgTTTTAAGTTTATGATTGTGCCATGTCTGAAAGAGAAGAAACATGTGAAAGACGCACATGATGAATGAAGTATATGTCTAAAATCACAATGATCAagcaatctgaaccattcaatcAACAGCTCTCAAATTGATAGTTAAATATAAATAACGAGTGGCCCGAATTTGATGAGAAAAATCAGGCAGTTTTTATTATATCTTAGTTGCGATTTTTTCGTTCCCGCTCTCCATTCAAGGTTGGATCAGCGACTTTCTGGAATTGCATCCGTTTATTCCAAAAGTCGTACTGAGctgattgcgtactaagtaaactctgtagggtctaccatgatttatatgtcttatccacgctgtctatccgtTTTACTAGCTTATTTCAGGGCAAGAGCctaaaatcaaagcataaacgaagctaaagtggaccatactacatgaGACTGAATCGAACACCTACCATCAAGTCTTAATTGACCACACTACATGAGATTAATCAACACCTACCATCAAGTCTTaatgggccacaaaggttttggatcatgtatgtgttttcctATCAAGAAAAAGTGTATTGGGTTATCCAGTATGTAATTCAATTTCCAAGGCATCGTTTATGATAAGGTGGGTGGGATGCTTAACcatgagcccattgtgatatattttatatGCTGTTCGTCTAATTTGAAAACTCGTTTTGaagtattatcccaaaaatgatctAGATTTAGATACCTGAGTGAGCCATACTATATGAAACATAGAGAATTGactattaaaattttttattgccacaaaagttttagattaagctaatatttgtgtgatctcttaatccatatctttgtgactttattgacaagttggatggcaaataaaaattttgtggccctcattaagtttttaatgataggtatTCAATCACTATCTTCTTCACCTTATGCACCTTTCCCTGTGTCATAtttggacctacttcatttttggatcacgACCTAAAATGAGTTATAAAAATAGACAAAGGGTGTGGATGTAATGCacgtacattacggtgggccccaccgtgtgaGATCTAAGAtgtaaatcaggtgggccccaccattgtgaTGATCACCACTGCTGATCTCTCCAACGTCTTCGAATGCATCGAGACCGTCAATCAGGCCGTGTCCGTCGTTGTCGCCGCCTGTCGGGGCGTTGAAGTGACCCCTGAGAAGCTCCACCGCAAGTACGCTGAGATCTACATGGCGCTCGACATCGTCCTCCGTGGCGTCAGCAGCATCCGCCTTGCTACCATCCTCTCATCCATCCACCCTAACAGATCCTTCAATCCCAGATAGAAGAAGAGAATGGTGTGTCCGTGGGGCCGAGGCCTGGTCTGCTGTGGAGGGGTTGTCTACTGAGCACGAGGCCAATGTGGAGCTCTTCTTGAGCGCGAGCTTTGAGCTGCCACCAGAGACGCTGGCAGCTGGGGATGAGATTGCAGCCACACTTGTCTCCGCCCCCACCAGACCCACAGGACCAGTGCAGCAGAAACAGGAAGAATCCACCCAGGAGGCAGAGAAAGACCCGTTCGCTGCGAGCAATGCGATCAACAAGCCAGAAGAACTTGTGGGTGGTTTCAAGAAGAGCAAGGATGGGCCTGCGGTGTGGTCTGATGTTGCAACGGCACTGGCAGGCCTTGAGGTCAGGACACTCCCGCCAGCCGCGGCGACCCAGTTGACGTTCATTGGGGTGGAGGGTTTTGAAGGGGAGTATGGCGGGATTGAGTTCAGCAATGAGGAGGCGACGCTGTTGGAAACTTTTGAAGGGCTTGACAATGCCTTTGGCGGAGGCCTGGATGCTTCGGAGTTTGTGGGGACAGCGAAGCCTGTGAAGTCAAGGGGGCTAAGTGGGCTAGAGCTGCTGCAATTGGATCAACCTGCCCCGACAACAGCTGTATCCACTGGTGGTGCTGCTGACACTCTCAAAATCTTCTAGTAAAGAATACACCTGAAATGAAGGGCCCGGAAATGTACATTGCCGAAGAGATCAATGCAGAATTCTGAGAATCCCTGCTTGCCAGAGTTGGATTACACGGCCTTGTGTATTTGAAAATGCTGCCACCGAAGGAATCAGGCGGGAAAGAGACTGAATTCTCTTTCCAAATCGATGGTCCGGCTGGGGTCAAGGGGGTTGTGATGCAGGGCTCTTGGATCAGCAGCCTAGGAAATGGGCTGTTTCACATACGGACTGCACCTGTCGAGGAGCCAGTGCTGATCTTGAAGCACAGCTTGCAGCCTCATTTCATCCCAATTCCTTTTCTGGTCCGAATGGTTCAGCGTCACAGCGGGACACTGCTTTCTGTGATGGTACAGTATGCATCGAATCCTGAGTTGATGAAACCATTGCACGATGTGACGTTTGTTTTGAAGCTGCCTGTGGACCCTACATTGCTGAAGGTGTCACCGAAGGCAGTTTTGAATCGGGCAGAGAGGGAATTGAGATGGCATGTTCAGGATATTCCTCTGAAGGCCCCGTCTGGACATCTAAGAGCATGGATGCCCATCGATCCTAGTGAGCTGGAGTCAGGGGAAGAGATTGATGTTGTTGGTTTTGTGAAGTTCTCAGTGCAAGGAGCCACCACGCTCTCTGAGATTTCTCTTAGGCCAGTTTCCGATGACAAGCCAGACTTCTACCAAGTGAATCACAGGTACACGAGTGGGATTTATATGTACAACTGACCTGAGTTAAATGGCTGTCTTCTTCTCCCCATCTTGTTCTCTCATAATTTGTGGTTTTCGGAGAGTGGTGTGATCATGTTTGTAATATTTTTGAACTGGGTTTGATTTATTGTTATCCAGTTTGTTCTTACATAGaaacatttttttattctttgctGATGTTTCTTTAATTATCCCATTCAATAAATAGTTCGTTTTGTGTTATTTCGTACATTGTCTAATTTGTTTGACTGTGTAATGGAAAATTCAAAGCTTTGAAATCTAATGTGAAGGTGCAAATTGTGGTATGTACAGATTTTTTTAGTGGGATTTGTTTTGAAATTTTAATTGTTTTCATATGAATGtatgatgacatcttgatttggAATTACTGGTACAAATGACGTTTCTGTAGATGATACTTTCGTGGATTTAATTTTAGCTATTAGTTTATAAGAAATGACGGTATTACAAAAGATACTATTAAAGTACGGGGGCaagaaaattattattattattattattttcctgataatctgaaggaaaagaagaaacaaGACATGGTAAGGTGAAGAACCAATATAGAGATATTGTTGACCACGCGGAGTCCTTAGTTCTATCACCATTAAAGTAGTGGTGATTTTGATATCTTCTCTTTTTGGTATAGTGGAAAGGAGCTTGGTAGAACTGAGGAGCCATTTTAAGATGGCCAGGTTACCTGAAGCTTTTTGTTGTTTCAGAATGCAATTGTGACAAGGGAGGAGTTAGTGAGAAGATTCTAGATTCTACATGGTGGCAATTTCAATGACTTTTCGTGGAAGGGAGATTGGTAGAACTGAAGAGCCATTTTATGTGTGTATGCTCTGATGAGAAAAGGACATCCCAATGATTAAACCTTGACATAGTTTTCTTTGAACCCTTTTGATTCTTTGTTCATTCTCCAAACATATAGAGTTACGTGTTCCAACCACCATATGCCTCCCACATTGTTTAGATTGGATGGTTTCCCTTTATTTTGAGAAGGGAAGATCCAATTTTGTTTGCTTCTCTTTGGGAGATTTCTTTTAGCATGTCTAGGGTCATTTTAGCACATTGGGAATCGTGAAAATATGCACGTCGAGACTGAATTGTGCTTCATCCCTCCTTGCATCTACAAAACACTCACTATATTGAACTAGGAATCCAACGGGTCTATGTGGAGCTACAAAAAACCTCCACTTACACTTCCTTTTTTAGCCTAGGTAGCCATATTTCTTTGATAGagtgaaattttattaaagaaaaggaaagaaagactATCAATAGGGACAACCTTTTATAAGAGATGACCTGGATACAGTCTTTGGCAAGAGAATCTGTAATTGAGTTCCCATATGTAGGAGTAACACGAAAAGAAGTTGACCCAACAAAGTCCAAAGCCTTAATCTCAGTAACAGTAGGTCGTCTCTTCCTAGAAAGTAGAAGCCGTACATGAAGCAGATGCTCAGTTGACAACACTCCTCAAATCTCCTTCCACTTCTACGGGATGGCCCATAAAGAATTATTGCACCATCTGAAGGTCACACAAATAGTTATCAACTCGGCACGGTTAGAATCTCATTCACCAACCGGAATTCTAATGCCTTGTGCTTGTCTTGAACCACTCCACCAATGCCTAACTGCTCGGGGTTACCAATTGAGCATTGGCACCCATATTTCCAATGTTTTGTTAGTAGGTGGTGGGAAGCACATGCTTTTGGGAGTTTTCGAGCTGGTTGCAAGCACGTTGTGATTCTAGATCCATATTATTTTTGTTGATGCTGCTCCATGGGATGTACACATCATCTAACCTACCTAAGTGCTCCAAAAGCCAAAGTATTTTGTTATCCAGGGTATGCTGACTTAGTTTAGTAGTaggattaaaaaatatattatggCAGGAACATTTAATGCAAAAGTGCAACTATTACACCTTTTTATTTACAAATTTCTCTCGTTTTCTtgtccttcaaaaaaaaaaaaaaaaaaaatcctctcctTTTCTTGTCCTTTAGCAATTAAACCATAATATTAAAAATGTTGCAATTTATGGATTTCTTTTATGAACAATTTTGATATCTTCATCACTTAAATTGAGGGCAAAAGATGTGATGATTACTCCTTGGAACTAAACTTGACAATAGTAATTTTGTTTCATATTCGTACCAAAGAAagctttagggcatgtttgataaCAGCAAAATTTTAATCCTAGGACCTAGACAACTTGTCTAGGGCAGGCTTTGTCCAGTCTTGTTTGCCTGCGTCATGTTGTCTTGCAATTATTCTGATGTTTTTTAAGGGTGACGATGAATTTTATTGAGAAAACACTCAGGTGGTGCAAAAACTACAATTGAAGGAGAAGAAAATTACCATCTTCAAAGATTATATACAAGAAGCCTATTTTACAACAAGAAGTTTAGCTTTGTAGAACATCTCTCCCACTTTGGAGGAGTTATTGCGGAAGCACCTCCCCTCCCATTCCTTTTACCCCAACTTGCCCATAATGAGGCTAGCAAAGCCAATCTCCAAAATTCCAAATAGCTCTTACATTTCTCCCTAATCCCACTTCGTGCTTGAGCAGGAATAACTCCCTAACCAAATTTAACATAACCTAGGACATTTCAAAGAGTTTGAAGAAGCAACTCCAAACCTATCCAACGAACGgacaatggatgaagagatggtcTATAGGTTCAGTGTCTGCGTTGCACATCGTGTATACATTAGGCAACACcattgatctcctttgaaggTTGTTGATGGCAAGTATTTTCCTTCTTCCAATGAGCCATCTGAAAACTGCAACCTTAAGGGGAGCCCAACAATGCCAAACGTTGGCCAAGCACACATTGGAGCCATCCTCGTTCGAAGAGCAAAAGAAATCATAGAAGAACTGAACCGGGAAACTTCCCGGTTTTTCCTTTAACAAAATCAATTTGTCTTTATCTTCACTCACCAACATGCATAAGTGAAGGCAATCGAGAAGCCTTACAAAAGAGAAGCTTTCCGATTTATCCTTTAACCAAATCATTTTGTCTCTATCTTCACTCACCATCATGCATAGGTGAAGGCAATTGAGAAACCTTACAAACTCCTTTTTCCAACATGTTCCTCCGGCACGGTGGGGACCAAGCAACATTATTTCCAAAATAAGAGCAACAATTTGACACTAGAATATTCCTTCCTACGAAGAGTTGAGCGACTATAGGGAATGCTACTTGGAGAGATTTTCCCGATCCACACATCCTCTTGTTAACCCGATTTTGGGATCAGCACGTGGAACGTGTGGTGTTTGGTTCGAGGCCTTTCACAATGGTTCACGAAACATTCACCAAGGCAAGCAAACCATGGGCTATTTTATTTCTATGGATGCATGTACATTCTAGGTATGGTACAAACGCCACCCTTAATTATTCCAGAGGAAAAACCATTGATTCTAAAGCAAAGCTCAATGGGCTGTCATGAGATGCATGGTGTTATACTCATGCTATGTAATGATAGCCTTAGCTGTCAAAGGTACCTATTTAGCCTTTTGGCGCTTAGGATCACTAGCTTGGGGCCTCAATATGCTCTCTATGTGGAGTGGGTAGCGACAGGCACAATTTGAAAGATGAGTGATCAATCAGTGAGTGATGTCTTGTCTTGATATACTTATGAATGTCAGCTTGTATCTCTAGCATGGCTAAAGTGATGTTGGCATCATAGGCTCATCACGTAATAGTACAAGTCAGAATGGTGGGCAGGGAGCTTCCTAGCTTTGTTAGACTGGTTAAACTTGTGGCCGTACGACAGGGAATCGGGGCTCATAGGCCATAGAGTTATAGCTTTCCTCGACAATCAACCTTTCTCAGCTCATTGTACGAGTAGGCATACATGTGaggaatgatgatatgattgacATGCATGTGTTGAATGATCACAAACCTTCAAGGTTCCCCGTGCTATCAACCTCGGCGAAGGGGATAAAGGGGTCAGCTAGGGTGATTAGAGGGCCTTGATGTCTTTGAGGTCGAGGCCAAGCTATCTTATCTTTGGGCAGCTCGAGGCCTATGAATGAGATGAGACACAATACAATGTGCATAGATGCGGCTGTGTATGAGGTGGCATGATATGCATGATGATACATGAGCATGGCTTGTAAAGCCATAAAGGGGAGTTGCAATCATTTTACTAAGGGAGTTACAAACATTTTACCGAGGTCGTTCCGTGGAGTGTATGAAAACGAGAATTAAGTGAAGTGATGACGTGGCATGCCACATAGCAAGCATATCCAAGCTGGCGACAACTGTAATTCAGTTGTCCTCTAATTCTTGGGAGTCAATTAGAGCGCCCCACCTGGCAGGGGCTCCTCTCACTCCTCTATAAATAGGGGAACCTTTCCCCCATTTTCAACACAATTTAAAAGAAGAGACTTGCCTCTAAATtcttctctccctccttttctcATCATTCTCAAACCAAGGTTAGATCTAAAGATCATCCAAATCTTAGATTTGGAAGTGGATAACCAATGATTGGTGGCCAAAAGAAATTAGCGGTTGAGATCTGGTTAGTAGGTGGGCCTAATTCTACACCCAAAACAGACTGTGATCTGTGTCGTAAATAGGCTATTAGACAAGCTGATAGGTCTTAATCTGGACCATGAAGCATGTCTTAAGATGGGCCGTATGTTGGACATGAAGTGGGCTACTTGCCGAGCATGGGATGGGATTGTGCATAGGCTGAGATCTAGGCCGTGAACGGGCCTGGATCTGGGCCACAAGTTGTAAATGGGCCAGCAAGATGGCCAGTAGCTTGGGCCACAAGTGGGCTACAAACAGGGCCTGAACTGAGTCCCGATTTGGACTGTGAAATGGTGTTAAGTCCGGACCATGAATGGTGCGAATCTGGACCGTGGGATGTTTTGAATCTAGGTCATGACCAGATGGGCCGAAGACTGATCAAATGGACCGTGGTTTATCAGATGGGTCCACAACACTCATGAAGTGAGAGATAGACTATTGTGATTTAATGTGTGATGGAGATTCACACATAACAGCGAATCTCAAGTTGCTATCATAAGTAACCAGATCGCATCTGTTGGTGTAAAAGGGAGAACTACTTCCTGTAATGTGGATAGCTGCCACGATCTTGGGCGAATGAGTAACTCATAGGCAATT
Coding sequences:
- the LOC131217169 gene encoding histone H4, translating into MSGRGKGGKGLGKGGAKRHRKVLRDNIQGITKPAIRRLARRGGVKRISGLIYEETRGVLKIFLENVIRDAVTYTEHARRKTVTAMDVVYALKRQGRTLYGFGG